A stretch of DNA from Candidatus Baltobacteraceae bacterium:
TCTGGCCGGCGATCGAGATCTTCGTCTGGAGCCTGCCCGCCTACATGGGACTGGTGTTTCCGATGGCGCTGTTGCTCGGAACGCTGCTCGCGATTCAGCGCCTCTCGGGCGACAGCGAGCTGACGCCGATCAAGGCGGGCGGCATCAGCTTCACGCGCGTCACGATTCCGCTGCTCGCGGCGGGCGTGGTGATGTCGTTCGTGACGTTTTGGGTGCAAGAGATCGTGACGCCGTACGCCGCCGACCAGGTCTCGCAGATCGAAGACGCGGTGATCAGCGGGGCAAGTCCGTTTAATCGCGACCTCACCGTACAAGCGCCCTTACCGGGCGGCGGCAAGCAGATTACGATTGCCACGTCCTACGAGAAACATTCGCAGGCGCTCTTGGGCGTCACGTTGATTCAATACGACCGCAACAACGTTCCGACGCAGATCGTCTTTGCCGATCGTGCCGACTTTACGGCCGACAAATGGCAGCTCGAAAATGCGAGCCTGTATCGCTTCAATCCCGACGGGACGCTGATCTCCGAGCCGCGCGTCGCGCAGCAGCAGGTCGAACTGGGCGAGAAGCCAACGGACATCGTCAAACGCTTGAGCCAGGACGATCCTGAGAACATGAGCCGTGCGGAGATCGCCGACATCGTGCACTCCGGTCAGCTGACGCCGGTCGAGTTGCGCAAGTATGTGACGACCTATCAAGAAAAGCTCGCGCAGCCTTTCGCGTGCTTCGTGTTCGTGCTGATCGCGATCCCCTACGGCGTGCGCGCCGCGCGCAGCGGCGGCGGCACCAGCGTCGGCTTCGGCCTGGCGCTCTTGATCGCGTTCGTGTACTACATCGTACTCACGGTATTCTCGTTCGTCTCGGAAGCGAACGTCTCGCTTGCGTGGCTGTGGGCGTGGATGCCGAACATCATCTTCACCGTGATCGGCGTGCTGCGCTTGCGCCGTGCGGCCGTGTCGGTATGACCTGGGTCGATTTCACCCGCGGCACCGGAACCGTGCTGCTGATCATGGCGGTCGCGGGCGCAATTGCCTACGTCGGGGATCGCGTCGGGCATCAGGTCGGGCGGCGCCGGCTCACGCTCTTCGGCATTCGTCCGCGCTACACGTCGACGATCGTGGCGATCGGAACCGGCATGCTGATCGCGCTGGTCGTGACGATCGTTGCGCTTTTGGCTTCGCGCGAAGTGCGCACGGCGTTCTTCCGGATGAATCAGATCAGCACGCAGATCGCGCAGCTGCAGGCGCAGCAGCGCGACCTCGAAGCCAAGGTCAACACCGGCGAACTGGTGGTGCCGGTGAACGCGCTGATGGTTCCGTTCTTCACCAAGATCAAGCAGGGCGAGCCGATCGATCAACGCCTGGCGCAGATCAAGGCGTTCTATACCGGCGCGGTCGCGTGGATCAACCAAAACTGGGCGACGCGCGGCTTGCGCCGCTACGTCCCGCCGCCGGGCATCGACAAGACGCTGACGCAAGAATTCGGCGCGCCGCGCGTGACCACCGCGTCGCTCGCAGGCGATCTGCTGATGTTCGTGACCGCGCCGCAGAATCTGTATCGCAATGACACGATCCACTTCGAGTTGAACCTGATTCCCGATTCGCTGCGGGTGAAAAAGGGCGGCGTCATCCAGTCGCTGGTGATTCCGGGCAACGCGCACGCCGATCCCCAACTCGCGATCAACGAACTCGAGCAGGCTGTGGCGAGCGTCGCGCGCACGCAGTTGAAGCTGCCGCCGTTCCTTTCCGACAACGTGCAGGTCGTGCAGGGCTATCCCTCGCTCGACGTGATGGCCAAAGAGCTCGCGAGCGGAAGCGGTAACTACGTGATGACCGCGTTCGCCGCCGAGGACATCTACCCGCACGTGGGCGGGATTCCCATCGTCGTCACGCTGACGTCGGCCAAGTGAAGGTTCTCGGCGTCGATCCCGGCACGCGCAAGATCGGTTTCGCCGTCGTGGACGCCGACGGGCAGACCGTCGATCTGGGCATCGAGGCGATCGAGGGGTTCGCGCAGCGCGCCCGCGACCTGATAAAACGCTGGGAATTCACTGCGGTCGCGGTGGGAACCGGCACGAACGCGCACGCGCTGATGGGGGATTTGGCCGGGCTCGGGGTTCCGGTGATTTCCGTCGACGAACGGGAAACGACGCTGCGGGCGCGCTCGTTATACTTCGCGGACCATCCACCACGGGGCTGGCGGCGGCTGATACCGCTGGGGATGCAGCTGCCCCCGCGGCCGATCGACGACTACGCGGCGGTGCTCATCGCTCGCCGCTTCTTAGCTGACGGAGGCAACCCCGGGTTTCGGGTATAACTGAAACGTCCGCCCTTTTCAGACGATATTAATAGTCGCCTGCGGCAAATGGGTGGACGCCGCAGCTGACGGAGGGATCATGCGCCGCTGGCTCTGCACGCTGCAGATCGGGGTACTCATCGCGGTACTCTGGCCGGGCGTTGCCTCCGCGTCGTTGAACGGCTTCGACCCGCAGCCCGTCGATCTCTCGGCGCAACTCTTCGCACGCTGTTTCGGCGAATCGACCGATCGCCTCGCATCATACGATGCGGTCGACGGCGATACGCTCGCGGAAACGCCGCTGCGCGAGTTGGCCTTCCGCGTTGAAGACATCGTGCCGGCCGCGCCGCCCGCTGCCGCGGTGCAACTGCCGACGCCGGCGATCGGCATCGCCGATGCCGCCTTCGCGGCGCCCGTGCAAACTGCATCGATCCCCGCGATCAGCACCCAGTTGCGCGTTCCGGCGGTTGCGTACTATCAAGACGTTGCCCCGGTGCCGACCGACGCGCCGGCCACACACCGCTTCGATCTCTCGGGCCTGCACGTGGACGCGACGCAGGCGTTCACGGCGGCCAGCTTCGGTGCGGCGACCCCGAGCACACTGTCTGAGGGCTTGCAGATTCCGCTGCGCGTTGGACACGTGCAGTTTGCGCCGCACGCCGAAGCCGGAACGACGACGCTCGGCGCCGGAGCGACGCTCGACGTGCGCGCCGGTAAGCGCGATCTGGGCGTCGATCTCTCGAGCGCCCTCACCCACTCCACGCTGAGCGCACCGGAATTTTCGGCGACGAGCACGAGCGGAACTTCGCCGTTGCTCGGCCTGACCGGCAGCAATCTTCCGGTCTTCGTGCCGGCGTATGCGGACGTGAGCACGCACACGCTTTCGACCGGCCTCACCGTTCCGGTGACGCGCTCGCTAACCGCGAATCTGCAGTACGATCAACAGCATTTGCTCGGCGCGTACGGCGCTCCGGGTATTTCGAATCTCGATGCGAACAACACGATCTACGGCGCGCAGCTCACGTTCAATCTGCCGCGCAGCTCGAGCGCGATCTCGCTCTCGACGCGCCAGTATCGCTATCAGGACAACATCGTTCCGGCGAATGCGCTGACGCAAACCAACACGAACCTCAACTTCACGATCAAGTTCTAGTGCCGCTGCTGCCGCGCGCGATCGTCGGCGCCGTCGTTCTGTGCGTCGCGATCGCTCTCGCGCTGATTCAATTCGCCTCGGATGCGCTCTATGCGCGCGCGGCGCCGCATGCGCCGGTTGCGCACATTCCGGTCGGCTTCGGAGTGCGCGTCTATCGCGCGCTCGACGCGATCGCGCCGCAAGGCTTCGTGGAGGACGCGCTCGGAATGAACGCGCTCGAGCAGGGCGACGCGGCGGCGGCGCAGCGCTATGCGCTGCGGATGCCGCCTGGGCCGCGCCGCGACGAATTGCTGGCGCAGATCGCGCAGGCGCAAGGTCAGGACGCGCTGGCACGGCAGTATTATTTTGCCGCCGCGGACGTTGAGGCGATGCAGCGCGAGATCATGGCGCTGGCGCAGACCGACCAGCCGGCTGCGCTGAAATTGGAAAGCGCGTTTCGCGAGCGCCTGATTGCGCTCGGAACCCATCCCGATGCGGTGGCGCAGTCATATGCGATCAGCGGAGGGATCGAGGGGTGGCGGCATCACTACGCCGCGGCCTTCGCGCTGAACGAGCGCGCGCTCGCGCTCGCACCGCTGAACGTGGGATATGTTTTGTTGGCGGCTAACAGTGCCTACGATGGACATGACGACGCTACCGCACGCCGCCTCTTCCGGCGCGGCATCGTGATCGATCCGCGCTGCGGCAATTGCTACGCCGGTTTGGGATTGCTGGCGATCCGCGAAGGGAATCGCGCGCAAGCGCAGGCCGATTTGGCGCGCGCGCTGACGGTCGATCCGCACGCGCAGGAGATTGCCGCGCTGGAGCGCGCGGTGCGGTGAAA
This window harbors:
- a CDS encoding LptF/LptG family permease; this translates as MLRLSILDRYMLTELGGPFVFGLSAFTLIFAATQLLAIGRLVSNDHVPLWPAIEIFVWSLPAYMGLVFPMALLLGTLLAIQRLSGDSELTPIKAGGISFTRVTIPLLAAGVVMSFVTFWVQEIVTPYAADQVSQIEDAVISGASPFNRDLTVQAPLPGGGKQITIATSYEKHSQALLGVTLIQYDRNNVPTQIVFADRADFTADKWQLENASLYRFNPDGTLISEPRVAQQQVELGEKPTDIVKRLSQDDPENMSRAEIADIVHSGQLTPVELRKYVTTYQEKLAQPFACFVFVLIAIPYGVRAARSGGGTSVGFGLALLIAFVYYIVLTVFSFVSEANVSLAWLWAWMPNIIFTVIGVLRLRRAAVSV
- a CDS encoding DUF3084 domain-containing protein, which encodes MTWVDFTRGTGTVLLIMAVAGAIAYVGDRVGHQVGRRRLTLFGIRPRYTSTIVAIGTGMLIALVVTIVALLASREVRTAFFRMNQISTQIAQLQAQQRDLEAKVNTGELVVPVNALMVPFFTKIKQGEPIDQRLAQIKAFYTGAVAWINQNWATRGLRRYVPPPGIDKTLTQEFGAPRVTTASLAGDLLMFVTAPQNLYRNDTIHFELNLIPDSLRVKKGGVIQSLVIPGNAHADPQLAINELEQAVASVARTQLKLPPFLSDNVQVVQGYPSLDVMAKELASGSGNYVMTAFAAEDIYPHVGGIPIVVTLTSAK